CTGACAAAGCGCAAATTTTGACAGAAGCGTTACCGTATATTCAACGCTTTTCAGGTAAAACGCTAGTCGTGAAATATGGTGGCAATGCGATGACTGATCCTGCTTTGGAAAGCTCATTTGCACGTGACATCGTGTTGTTAAAAACGGTAGGGATTAATCCAATCGTGGTACATGGTGGCGGTCCTCAAGTTGATTCATTTTTAAAACAACTCGGTCGTGAATCTGACCGTATCGATGGGATGCGTGTAACCGATCCTGCAACGATGGAAGTTGTAGAAATGGTCCTTGGCGGTAGTGTGAACAAATCTATCGTAAATTTGATCAATAAACATGGTGGTCGTGCTATTGGTCTCACGGGTAAAGATGGTAATTTATTACGTGCTAAAAAACTATTGATGGAAAAAATCCAGGAGGATGGTTCAGTACAACACATTGATTTAGGGTTAGTCGGTGAAGTGACTGGCGTTAAAACCGATGTTTTAGAAATGTTTACCCAAAGTGATTTTATTCCTGTCATTGCACCTTTAGGTGTCGATGAAGAGGGTAAAACCTATAACATTAATGCCGACTTGGTTGCAGGTAAAGTGGCTGAAGCTTTAGGTGCTGAAAAGCTTATTTTACTGACCAACATCACTGGTGTTTTGGATGAAAATAAAAATCTGTTAACAGGTTTGTCTACCCAAGAAGTTGATCATCTGATCGATACAGGTGTGATTTATGGTGGCATGATTCCAAAAGTTGGTTGTGCTTTAGATGCTGTGAAAGGTGGCGTGGTGAGCGCACATATTGTGGATGGACGTGTGCCACATGCAACGCTATTGGAAATTTTTACTGATCATGGGGTCGGTACTTTGATCACCAACCGAACAAAGCCAAGCGGTGCTTAATCCTTTAAAATCGTCAACTGAAGAAGCCAGTGTTTAAACTGGCTTTTTTATGATGAAAATTTAGCTTCTATTGAAGACACATGTATTTGTTTTTGAATGGTCATCAATTAGTCATTCATTTGTCATTTAGATTCTCTAGTGTGATGAAAAGCACAAGGAGTTCTAAATTATGTTTGCAAGATTAAATCAATACAGACAAAACATTAGCTTCCCATTAACTCGTGCTAAAAAAGCACAATTACATTATAAATTTGAATGGGCAGAAGACATTAAACAACTCAAAGAGATTCAAAAGTTTCGCGCAGAACAATTTTCACAACAATTTGGTATCCAATTTGAACATGGTTTAGACCAAGATTTATATGACTTAGATTGTCATCATGCTGTTTTGCGTGATAAATGGAGCAATGAAATTGTTGCTTATACTCGTTTAAAATTGGTACAAGGCGATGATTTAGCAAATAGTTATAGTGCTCAAGAATTTGATATTTCTCAATTTTCACATTTAAGCAATATTGTTGAAATTGGACGCACCTGTGTACATCCGCGCTATCGTAATGGTAAGGCATTGTCGATTTTATGGTTAAATTTAGTGCCGATGGTGCTTTGGAAAATGAAAGCTAAACATTTAATGGGCTGTGTTTCGATTCGCTTAGAAGACAATAAAGCACGTGCC
The DNA window shown above is from Acinetobacter piscicola and carries:
- the argB gene encoding acetylglutamate kinase; translation: MPHQHTGTDKAQILTEALPYIQRFSGKTLVVKYGGNAMTDPALESSFARDIVLLKTVGINPIVVHGGGPQVDSFLKQLGRESDRIDGMRVTDPATMEVVEMVLGGSVNKSIVNLINKHGGRAIGLTGKDGNLLRAKKLLMEKIQEDGSVQHIDLGLVGEVTGVKTDVLEMFTQSDFIPVIAPLGVDEEGKTYNINADLVAGKVAEALGAEKLILLTNITGVLDENKNLLTGLSTQEVDHLIDTGVIYGGMIPKVGCALDAVKGGVVSAHIVDGRVPHATLLEIFTDHGVGTLITNRTKPSGA
- a CDS encoding GNAT family N-acetyltransferase: MFARLNQYRQNISFPLTRAKKAQLHYKFEWAEDIKQLKEIQKFRAEQFSQQFGIQFEHGLDQDLYDLDCHHAVLRDKWSNEIVAYTRLKLVQGDDLANSYSAQEFDISQFSHLSNIVEIGRTCVHPRYRNGKALSILWLNLVPMVLWKMKAKHLMGCVSIRLEDNKARAYYTHQFIKKLDQSQTIHVPARPSYEPIHPEFSFPQDERIPKLFDVYLKMKARLSQQAYHDEQFNCLDYFVFLDVNEIAKHFVLNKMVNRS